The DNA window CAAATTCTATTCTGAATTGTTAAAAAAATATGATAAATAAACTCATTTGTGGAGATACCTTGCAGGAACTGCAAAAACTGCCAGATAACAGTGTAGATATGGGTATAACCTCGCCCCCTTACAACAAACAAGAAAATAAAAAAGGCTGGTTGGTCAAAAATGTCAAGTACGATTTAGCAAGCGATAAAAAAAACGAACATGAATATCAACAAGAACAAATAGCTGTGCTCAATCAATTGTATAGAATAATCAAACCAGGAGGAAGTTTTTTCTACAATCATAAAATACGTTGGGAAAAAGGAATTCTTTTGCATCCCATTCAGTGGATTTGTCAAACAAAATGGCATATTCGGCAGGAAATTATTTGGGATAGAATGATAGCAGCTAACCTTAGAGGTTGGCGATTTTGGCAAGTAGATGAACGTATTTACTGGCTGTATAAACCTAAAAACGATACTGACCTGGTTGGCGAAGAGTTGCTTTCCAAACATGCATTGCTTACCTCTATATGGCGCTTCAATCCTGAGCAAAAAGTAAATCACCCTGCACCGTTTCCTATTGCGTTACCTACGCGTTGCATTTATTCTATTCTCAACGAAAACCCTGGAATAGTCATAGATCCCTATTGCGGCAGTGGAACTACTTGCGTAGCGGCTAAACTCCTAGATAAAAACTACATTGGAATTGATATTTCTCAAGAGTATTTAGACCTTGCCCAAAAACGTTTGGATAACTATTGGCAAGAAAAAGCTGCAGTACAAGAAGAACTTGATAAACATACAGTTAGAAAAACTTTTCAACAACGTAAAGAAGAAGGACTTTGGGACAAAAAACTTCATAAAAAATCTCAATATCCCGATTTGTTCAAAACTAATCTCTAAACTAAAAATCGTATAAAGTCTACTTCCTGTTTATCTTTTCAAGGCTATATTTTGTTTTTCATGTTTTTGGTTCAGATACACATTTTACAAAAATTAGAGAGATATGAATTCTTTTTTTGGCGTACCCTTGTAGGCAAAGCCCACAAGGTCAGCGTGCTGCGGGTTACATGCGGAATGCCCCGACCCTTGCGCAGCAAGGGGCACGCCCAAAAAACAAAACTATTTTTTAGACAACATAAAAACTTTTATTTTTGCAAAAGTATGGATTTTTTACCTCCCGAAATTGAAGAATATGCTCGCCAGCATACAGAACCTGAACCTGAACTATTACAACAACTCAACCGTGAAACCCACGCCAAAGTCCTATATCCCCGCATGCTCTCCGGACACTTTCAAGGGCGATTGCTTAGCCTAATCAGCAAAATGATACGCCCTAAATACATTTTAGAAATTGGCACTTATACAGGCTACTCCGCACTTTGCTTAGCAGAAGGGCTACAACCCGACGGCAAACTCATTACTATCGACATCAACGAAGAACTAGAAAGTATATGCCACAGATACTTTGCACAATCTAAATACCACTCGCAAATAGAGCTTAGAATAGGTGATGCTCGGGCTATCATTCCGCAACTCAATTACCCTTTTGACCTCGTTTTCATAGATGCAGACAAAGAAAATTACCTTTTTTATTACGAAATGCTCATTCCCAAATTGCCAAAAGGGGCTTTCATCTTGGCGGATAACGTATTATGGAGTGGTAAAGTATTAAACGAAGAACATAAAGATAAAGAAACCCAAAGTTTGAGAGAATTTAATACCTACCTTCTCAAAGACATTCGTGTAGAAAAACTATTGCTTCCTATCCGAGATGGCTTGATGATAATCCGAGTAAAATAAAGATGAACTTTGTACGACTTCTATTCTTTTGGAGTATAATGGTTGTACAATTACCTGCCTTAGCTCAAATCGCAGCACAAAAATATCCTGAATTGGATACAAAAAAATACCCTGACTTTTGGGCAGACTATGAAACTTTAAGTACTATCAATGAACTTTACTACGGCGGACTAAATACGCAAGATGCCGCAGTTCTACGCTCACAAGTGGAAAACCTGCAAAAAAGCGACTCTATTATTAAAGTCTGCGAAAAAAAATACCAAAACTACATGCAAAAGTATCATCAAGTATATCGCAAACCTTCGGGCATGGAAGATGTATTTCAAGATGCTAAAAATGGAGTTAGCTTATGCTATAAGCAAATTCACAGCTTACGCACAGACATGGAAGCAATTAGCCGAACGGCTTACCATAAAATAGACAGCTTACTTACGCTTTATCTTAATCAAAAAATACTGGTAGATGAAACCAAAAACTCACTTTTTTCACCCAAAAGCGAACTTATCAAGCATCTTAATGTGTATATAGCCTACCAAGGAATGTTGTATTTGAAAGAACCTAATCCTCAACGCTTGATAGCCATTGAAAACGCAAAAGCTAGAGTAAAAACTACTTATCATACTATACGGATGCACTTGTTAGAAAATTCGGAGTTGCTTCCTGAAGTCTATACTGGGAGCGATAAAGAAAAAATCAGGGAATTTATTCGCAAAAAATGGAATGAAAAATATCCCAAAGATGAAATTCTCAAAATCGTTTTAGCAGAAAAAGAATGGCAGAAAGAAGATGGAAGGTTTTTTGACAGTCAAAAAAATGAAGTGCGGTATTATGACAAGTCCCTGTTAGCTTTGGTAGTAATCAAAAAGGAAAAAAACATAGCAGAAATGTGGCAAACCGACCTCAAACGCCATGAAAGTACCAAAGATGAAATTATTCTTATCCAACTTAACAAAACCCCGGATACCTACATGGGAGAAATTCTAATAGAAAAGCTGCAATAAATGTACGTATGAACGAAACATTGAAAATTATTCACCATTTTGGAACTTGGTTATGGTTGGCAGGTTTGTCTGCCTATTGGTTGCTACGGTATAAAAAACAGGACTTTCTTACCGAAGGATATAGAGCTTACTTTAAGCGCAGATTTACCCCTTTAGCTATTTTCGGAATGGTGATTATTTTCGGTTCAGGAATGGGACTTTTAATTACCGCTAATTATGTCGGTATAAAAACAGTACCTACTTGGTTTACAGTCAAAATGATTTTGTTTCTCTTGCTTTTTATTGCAGGACTCAACGCGTGGGGCATAGATGTGGGCGTAGTTAAACGAATAGATGAACTTAAAGTACAACGCAGAGAAATTCCTGTGGAAGAAATGCATAGTCGCATTGGCAAAATCAACAAAATAATGGACATTTTTATTTACATAGCCATTTTTCTTACAATTTTGGTTTTTATCATTGCGCATATTAAGCCCAAATGGTAAAGATAGACCTTGCCCAAGCACATCATTTTTCAGCTATTGTCAACCTTATTCAGCAGGAAGAACCTCATTTCACTTGGGAAACTTTTCAACAGAAGTATCTTCGGCATGCTCAAAATATATTGCTTGTAGCTCATAAAGGCGATAAAATCGTAGGTTTTATTGGCGGATTGTTTTCTCAACTACGAAACAATGACGTAATTTATTGGGCTGTAGATGCAGTAGTAGATGCGCAGCACCGAAAGCAAGGTATAGCCACGCAGCTTTTAAAGAGTTTAATTTTCTACGGAAAGTATGTAATCGGCATAGGTGTCAAAAATGCCCATATTCTTAAAGCCGAAATCAATGCAGGTTTTAAGGTCAGTAGGCATATACATACTTATACAAGTTACCCTGTGTTACCTCAAAGATTGACTTTGCAACCCGTTTCTTTACAGGAGGTAAAAAGTTTTATTTTACACACGGCTTGGCAAAAAAATACTCACGATATTGATTGGTATTTTCAAAATACGGTGAGCTATGAAATAATGAAAGACACTTCACTACAAACTTTTGTGGTTTTGAAAAAAGAACCTTTCGGACTTCGCTTAATGGAATGCTCGCAGGATAAAAATTATTTTTCTATGGTAGTCAAAGCAGTGCGGCATTATCACCAAAAGGTACGGTTTTTAGTCAATAGGCGGCAAAGTTTTTTTATTCAAGCAATGTACAAAGCGCTTGCTTTACCTGCGTTCAAACCTGAAATTCTTATCTACACTCACGACTTTATGTTAGATTTGCCTATCTACTTTGGACATTCCGATTGGTTTGCCTACTAGTTGCTTGTAAATTGACTATATTTTTCTCGGCACATTTTTCAGAAATTAAAATTTGAAGAATATTTTTTTGGGCGTGCCCTTGTGGGCAAAAGCCCACAAGGTCGGCGTGCTGCGGGCTACGCTAACGCTTCGGTGCTGCGCTTCGCTACGCACCGTGCTGACGCACGCCCTCCGCATGCCTCACGCAAGAGATCTCTGAAACAACCATTTCTCTGTATCTTATGCAAAGTTTTAGCTTGTAAGTAGCTGTACTTCAATGTCAAATAAGGTAAAGACATAATTGCACAGGTCAACTGCGTGAGGGGCATGGAGCATGCCGTTAGGCAGTGCGTAGCGTTAGCGAAGCACCGAAGCGAAGCGCAGTGCGGAATGCCCCGACCCTTGCGTCAGCAAGGGGCACGCCCAAAAAATACCTTCTTCAAAAATTATCTGAACAATAAAAAAATTTCACTCTATCGGAATTCTCTTACGTGTCTTTTGTATCCAACGCGGTAAAATCAACGAACCTATTATCAAATACGGATAATACGAAATTAACCGCCATAACAAAGCAATAGTAGAACTCATACCACTAATGATGTACTTACCCAAAAAAGTAGGAAAAATAGCTTCCGCTACTCCTGCTCCACCTGGGGTGGGTGATAAATGCATAATTACCCACATTACCAGCAATCGCCCATATATCTGCGCATGAGTAGTTACTACTCCCTCAGGTACTAACACAATTCCTATTGCTTCTATCAAACAATTGACCAAAAAAAACCTACCAATCCAAACTACCATCGTAACACTGACCAACTTTACCCAAAATGAAGCAGAATAACCTTTTAGTTCGTAAAAAGCTACAGTAAAATTATTTACCTCCCGCATAACAGGTTCATGAAAGCGCTTTAATATACGGGTGCGAAAAAGTTTATCTATCCATCTTGGAATTAAGTGCGGGTTGATGAACATTGTATATGAAAGAGTTACACAGTAAAATAAGTTGATTAAGTAACTTAATAAAAGCAGCGTAGAAAGCGGAAAAGGAAATGGCGATTTGCCACCGTAATTTTCGAAAACTTCAGCCATAGTCGGAAAAACATGCGAGTATCCTGCTAGTAAAACCACCGTAGGCACTGCCCAAACATAAAAAAATTGGTCAATTACTGCTGTGAGCAAAACAAAAGCAGTACTTTTACCTGCACTGAACCCCTCCCGATATAAAAAAACTACGGCTAATCCCGTTCCCCCTATAAAAGCAGGCATCATAGCTGTACCAAACTCCCATAACATGATAATCTCAAAACTTTTATACCAACTTAGCTTATCCTTGGAAATAATTTTTATCCGATACATGTAGCCTAAATCTCGAATGAGAATAAACAGAGCCCCTATTAGTATCCAATGTAGCTTAGCGTTGAGGAGTTTGTCTATCAATTCAGGGTGATAAGCTTGATGCACAAAATAAGCACTTGTCCCTAAACCTATCACTAAGGGGATAAGTAAGCGTTTGTAACCTAATTTTTTTTGTAATTTACTTTCTTGTATATCCACTTTTATGCACAAATATAGAACTTTTTGAGTTTAGTATTCTTTGCAGAGCTCAACAGTACTTTTTTTACACAAAAAGCCTATTGGCGGATTATGCTTGCTGATACTTACCCATATTTTTGTGATTTTACCATTGTCAAAAAAAGAATTCTGCACGTATTGTTTTTCTATTATCGTTATAATGTGTAGCGCCATTTCTTCTAGCAATTTGAAATTGTTTTTCAT is part of the Bacteroidia bacterium genome and encodes:
- a CDS encoding O-methyltransferase, whose translation is MDFLPPEIEEYARQHTEPEPELLQQLNRETHAKVLYPRMLSGHFQGRLLSLISKMIRPKYILEIGTYTGYSALCLAEGLQPDGKLITIDINEELESICHRYFAQSKYHSQIELRIGDARAIIPQLNYPFDLVFIDADKENYLFYYEMLIPKLPKGAFILADNVLWSGKVLNEEHKDKETQSLREFNTYLLKDIRVEKLLLPIRDGLMIIRVK
- a CDS encoding site-specific DNA-methyltransferase, whose product is MINKLICGDTLQELQKLPDNSVDMGITSPPYNKQENKKGWLVKNVKYDLASDKKNEHEYQQEQIAVLNQLYRIIKPGGSFFYNHKIRWEKGILLHPIQWICQTKWHIRQEIIWDRMIAANLRGWRFWQVDERIYWLYKPKNDTDLVGEELLSKHALLTSIWRFNPEQKVNHPAPFPIALPTRCIYSILNENPGIVIDPYCGSGTTCVAAKLLDKNYIGIDISQEYLDLAQKRLDNYWQEKAAVQEELDKHTVRKTFQQRKEEGLWDKKLHKKSQYPDLFKTNL
- a CDS encoding flippase-like domain-containing protein; this encodes MDIQESKLQKKLGYKRLLIPLVIGLGTSAYFVHQAYHPELIDKLLNAKLHWILIGALFILIRDLGYMYRIKIISKDKLSWYKSFEIIMLWEFGTAMMPAFIGGTGLAVVFLYREGFSAGKSTAFVLLTAVIDQFFYVWAVPTVVLLAGYSHVFPTMAEVFENYGGKSPFPFPLSTLLLLSYLINLFYCVTLSYTMFINPHLIPRWIDKLFRTRILKRFHEPVMREVNNFTVAFYELKGYSASFWVKLVSVTMVVWIGRFFLVNCLIEAIGIVLVPEGVVTTHAQIYGRLLVMWVIMHLSPTPGGAGVAEAIFPTFLGKYIISGMSSTIALLWRLISYYPYLIIGSLILPRWIQKTRKRIPIE
- a CDS encoding dihydroneopterin aldolase; its protein translation is MSYVYVIKLNQLSYFGFHGVEEHERKTGNRYDVDIAITLCREIPIENLSQTVNYADIANLVAQVMKNNFKLLEEMALHIITIIEKQYVQNSFFDNGKITKIWVSISKHNPPIGFLCKKSTVELCKEY
- a CDS encoding GNAT family N-acetyltransferase produces the protein MVKIDLAQAHHFSAIVNLIQQEEPHFTWETFQQKYLRHAQNILLVAHKGDKIVGFIGGLFSQLRNNDVIYWAVDAVVDAQHRKQGIATQLLKSLIFYGKYVIGIGVKNAHILKAEINAGFKVSRHIHTYTSYPVLPQRLTLQPVSLQEVKSFILHTAWQKNTHDIDWYFQNTVSYEIMKDTSLQTFVVLKKEPFGLRLMECSQDKNYFSMVVKAVRHYHQKVRFLVNRRQSFFIQAMYKALALPAFKPEILIYTHDFMLDLPIYFGHSDWFAY